In Pseudofrankia saprophytica, one genomic interval encodes:
- a CDS encoding ATP-binding protein has protein sequence MSTVELRFAALPGHVRTARMIAMAVARRAGVPSGALDEIRLAVGEACLRAVNVNRRRAPEDLVEVRMMSADGAFTVTVVDSGEPADDATPGPDGGLLGAPALLDLGLGARPLGDALAALPGDQEPGATGSALPPGIGLALIEGLVDDVEIRSRPDGVGTVVTMTWDTAAFIGGDLEGGLAAAGNPAF, from the coding sequence ATGTCCACCGTCGAGTTGCGCTTCGCCGCCCTGCCGGGGCATGTCCGCACCGCCCGCATGATCGCCATGGCGGTCGCGCGGCGGGCCGGGGTGCCGTCCGGGGCGCTGGACGAGATCAGGCTCGCGGTCGGTGAGGCCTGCCTGCGCGCGGTGAACGTGAACCGGCGGCGGGCGCCCGAGGACCTGGTCGAGGTTCGGATGATGAGCGCCGACGGTGCCTTCACCGTCACGGTCGTCGATTCGGGGGAGCCCGCCGACGACGCGACGCCCGGCCCGGACGGCGGTCTGCTCGGCGCGCCGGCACTGCTCGACCTGGGCCTGGGCGCCCGGCCCCTCGGCGACGCGCTGGCGGCCCTTCCCGGCGACCAGGAGCCCGGGGCGACCGGTTCGGCTCTGCCTCCGGGCATCGGCCTGGCGCTGATCGAGGGGCTGGTCGACGACGTCGAGATCCGCAGCCGCCCGGACGGCGTCGGCACCGTGGTGACGATGACCTGGGACACCGCCGCCTTCATCGGGGGCGACCTGGAGGGCGGCCTGGCGGCGGCGGGCAACCCCGCCTTCTGA
- the topA gene encoding type I DNA topoisomerase: MPPRAKTTARTPSRSSTPLAEPPGVDEDVLDAAEQVDEAGTSSGTARGGAGRRRPTASGAGTRLVIVESPAKAKTIAGYLGPGWQVESSIGHIRDLPRSAADVPAAHKGKPWARLGVDVDNGFEPLYIVTPDKRQQVSKLKELVKDASELYLATDEDREGEAIAWHLLQTLKPTVPVKRMVFHEITPQAIRRAVDSPREIDENLVNAQETRRILDRLYGYEVSPVLWKKVMPRLSAGRVQSVATRILVERERARMRFRSAEYWNIEGRFAATVGHDGKAPDPTLLPATLVALDGRRLATGRDFSATGALTSADVVRLDEAGATGLAERLAATVFAVRSVETKPYRRSPYAPFMTSTLQQEAGRKLRFSSQRTMQIAQKLYENGFITYMRTDSTNLSETALTAAREQARQLYGPEYVPDKPRIYTKKVKNAQEAHEAIRPSGDTFRTPGEVRAELDADGFRLYELIWRRTVASQMADARGTSATIRIGGTSSAGEDAEFVASGKVITFPGFLRAYVEGADDPDAELEDRETRLPDVRQGDQLATRQLTPRGHSTSPPPRFTEASLVKTLEELGIGRPSTYASIIGTIQDRGYVWKKGTALVPSFIAFAVVGLLEDHFGRLVDYRFTASMEDDLDDIAAGTAASTDWLTRFYFGDGTPTATGGGNGTPVVDGAGVGTAAGASNGKVAAASNGKVAAGSNGKVAADAGLKHLVSERLGEIDAREVNSIPLGETEDGVAMVVRVGRYGPYVQYGERRASVPEDLPPDELTIPKALELLEAPSGDRVLGADPETGATITAKAGRYGPYVTTDTDPPRTASLLSTMSLETITIDDARRLLTLPRVLGAGEDGEEITAQNGRYGPYVKKGTQSRSLESEEQLFTVTLEQALALLAQPKTRGRRSAAEIPPLRELGADPATGKPMVLKEGRFGPYVTDGETNASLRKGDEITTLTIERAAELLADRRARGPATPRRAASRSGTGTGAKSAAKPAAGTAKAKSSTKATPKAKASSTTKAGTGTRTTTRRSTKSRTSQIDSASSIDPAGTPGASEAG, from the coding sequence GTGCCACCGCGCGCGAAGACGACGGCCCGGACCCCGTCCCGGTCGTCCACCCCGCTAGCCGAGCCGCCGGGCGTCGACGAGGACGTCCTGGACGCGGCCGAGCAGGTCGACGAGGCCGGGACGTCGTCCGGTACCGCTCGTGGCGGCGCCGGGCGACGGCGGCCCACCGCCAGTGGCGCGGGCACCCGGCTGGTGATCGTCGAGTCGCCGGCGAAGGCGAAGACGATCGCCGGCTACCTCGGGCCCGGCTGGCAGGTCGAGTCGAGCATCGGCCACATCCGCGACCTGCCGCGCAGCGCCGCGGACGTGCCGGCGGCGCACAAGGGCAAGCCGTGGGCCCGGCTCGGGGTGGACGTCGACAACGGCTTCGAGCCGCTCTACATCGTCACCCCGGACAAGCGCCAGCAGGTCAGCAAGCTCAAGGAACTGGTCAAGGACGCGAGCGAGCTCTACCTCGCGACGGACGAGGACCGCGAGGGCGAGGCGATCGCCTGGCACCTGCTGCAGACGCTCAAGCCGACCGTGCCGGTCAAGCGGATGGTCTTCCACGAGATCACCCCGCAGGCGATCCGCCGGGCCGTCGACAGCCCGCGCGAGATCGACGAGAACCTCGTCAACGCCCAGGAGACCCGGCGCATCCTCGACCGGCTCTACGGCTACGAGGTCTCCCCCGTGCTGTGGAAGAAGGTCATGCCGCGCCTGTCCGCGGGCCGGGTGCAGAGCGTCGCGACGCGCATCCTGGTCGAGCGGGAGCGGGCGAGGATGCGCTTCCGATCCGCGGAGTACTGGAACATCGAGGGCCGGTTCGCGGCCACCGTCGGCCACGACGGCAAGGCGCCCGACCCGACGCTGCTGCCCGCGACGCTGGTGGCGCTCGACGGCCGCCGCCTCGCCACCGGCCGCGACTTCTCCGCCACCGGCGCGCTCACGTCGGCCGACGTGGTCCGCCTCGACGAGGCGGGCGCGACCGGCCTCGCCGAGCGGCTGGCCGCCACCGTCTTCGCCGTCCGCTCGGTGGAGACCAAGCCGTACCGGCGCTCGCCGTACGCGCCGTTCATGACCTCCACGCTGCAGCAGGAGGCGGGCCGCAAGCTGCGGTTCTCCAGCCAGCGCACCATGCAGATCGCGCAGAAGCTGTACGAGAACGGCTTCATCACCTACATGCGAACCGACTCGACGAACCTGTCCGAGACGGCGCTGACCGCCGCCCGTGAGCAGGCTCGCCAGCTCTACGGCCCGGAGTACGTCCCGGACAAGCCCCGGATCTACACGAAGAAGGTCAAGAACGCCCAGGAGGCACACGAGGCGATCCGCCCCTCCGGCGACACCTTCCGCACCCCCGGCGAGGTGCGCGCCGAGCTCGACGCCGACGGCTTCCGCCTCTACGAGCTGATCTGGCGGCGCACCGTCGCGAGCCAGATGGCCGACGCCCGCGGGACCAGCGCCACCATCCGCATCGGCGGCACGTCCAGCGCGGGTGAGGACGCCGAGTTCGTCGCCAGCGGCAAGGTCATCACCTTCCCCGGCTTCCTGCGTGCCTACGTCGAGGGCGCCGACGACCCGGACGCCGAGCTGGAGGACCGCGAGACCCGCCTGCCGGACGTCCGCCAGGGCGACCAGTTGGCGACCCGGCAGCTGACCCCCCGCGGCCACTCCACCAGCCCGCCGCCCCGGTTCACCGAGGCGAGCCTGGTCAAGACGCTGGAGGAGCTGGGCATCGGCCGGCCGTCCACCTACGCGTCGATCATCGGCACGATCCAGGACCGCGGCTACGTGTGGAAGAAGGGCACCGCGCTGGTGCCGAGCTTCATCGCGTTCGCGGTCGTGGGACTGCTGGAGGACCATTTCGGCCGGCTGGTCGACTACCGGTTCACCGCGTCGATGGAGGACGACCTCGACGACATCGCCGCCGGCACGGCGGCCTCGACGGACTGGCTGACCCGCTTCTACTTCGGCGACGGCACCCCCACCGCGACCGGCGGGGGCAACGGCACGCCGGTCGTCGACGGCGCAGGCGTCGGCACGGCGGCCGGCGCGAGCAACGGCAAGGTGGCCGCCGCGAGTAACGGCAAGGTCGCCGCCGGGAGCAACGGCAAGGTCGCCGCCGACGCGGGGCTCAAGCACCTGGTCAGCGAGCGGCTCGGCGAGATCGACGCGCGCGAGGTCAACTCGATCCCGCTCGGCGAGACCGAGGACGGCGTGGCCATGGTGGTCCGGGTCGGCCGCTATGGGCCGTACGTCCAGTACGGCGAGCGGCGCGCCAGCGTGCCGGAGGACCTGCCGCCCGACGAGCTGACGATCCCGAAGGCGCTCGAGCTGCTGGAGGCGCCGTCGGGCGACCGGGTCCTCGGCGCCGACCCCGAGACCGGGGCGACCATCACCGCGAAGGCGGGCCGCTACGGCCCCTACGTGACCACCGACACCGACCCGCCGCGGACCGCGAGCCTGCTGTCGACCATGTCGCTGGAGACGATCACGATCGACGACGCCCGCCGGCTGCTCACCCTGCCCAGGGTGCTCGGCGCGGGCGAGGACGGCGAGGAGATCACCGCCCAGAACGGCCGCTACGGCCCCTACGTGAAGAAGGGGACGCAGAGCCGCTCCCTCGAGTCCGAGGAGCAGCTGTTCACGGTGACCCTGGAGCAGGCGCTCGCGCTGCTGGCGCAGCCGAAGACGCGCGGACGGCGCAGCGCGGCCGAGATCCCGCCGCTGCGCGAGCTCGGCGCCGACCCGGCGACCGGCAAGCCGATGGTGCTCAAGGAGGGCCGGTTCGGCCCGTACGTGACCGACGGCGAGACCAACGCGAGCCTGCGCAAGGGCGATGAGATCACGACCCTGACGATCGAGCGTGCCGCCGAGCTGCTCGCGGACCGGCGCGCCCGCGGCCCGGCCACCCCCCGCCGCGCGGCCAGCCGATCGGGCACCGGAACAGGCGCCAAGTCCGCCGCCAAACCGGCGGCGGGCACGGCCAAGGCGAAGTCGAGCACGAAGGCCACTCCGAAGGCCAAGGCGTCGTCGACAACTAAGGCGGGCACCGGCACGCGTACGACCACCAGACGGTCGACCAAATCCCGGACCTCCCAGATCGACTCCGCAAGCTCCATCGATCCGGCAGGAACCCCGGGCGCGAGCGAGGCTGGCTGA
- a CDS encoding sodium-translocating pyrophosphatase: MSPTQTADSPATAGIDLTGGQLGLVAGVAFIAALALLVAAYLVREVLAASQGGPKMIEVGKAVQEGAAAYLRRQFKTLAGFVVVIPFVLLALPADDTGARVGRSVFFVIGAIFSALVGFVGMSLATRANTRTAAAANERGEKAALRLAFRTGGVVGMFTVGLGLLGAAVVVLAFQDTAPQVLEGFGFGAALLAMFMRVGGGIFTKAADVGADLVGKVEKGIPEDDPRNAATIADNVGDNVGDCAGMAADLFESYAVTLVAALILGVGVFGAHGLVFPLLIPAVGVITAVIGIFAVTPRAKDRNGMAAINRGFFISAVISAIGVVIVALLYLPSSFADFPGMEGSTQDGNPRVIAISAVLIGIVLAAAIQLLTGYFTETARKPVRSVVEASTTGPATNILAGIGVGLESAVYSAVLIGAAVFGAYLLGSGSVTVALFAVALAGTGLLTTVGVIVSMDTFGPVSDNAQGIAEMSGEVTEEGAAILTSLDAIGNTTKAITKGIAIATAVFAATALFGSFTDTVVEALGKAGVSPDPGRGVVGGLNVAYPDALVGLILGAAVVFLFSGLAINAVGRAAGRVVWEVRAQFRDHPGIMDGTEKPNYGAVVDICTRDSLRELITPGTLAVMAPIAVGFGLGYPPLGSFLAGAIAGGVLMAVFLANSGGAWDNAKKLVEDGAHGGKGSEVHAATVIGDTVGDPFKDTAGPAINPLIKVMNLVSLLIAPTVVKFSVGEDKNTWLRILIAIVAVAVIAAVIVISKRWGSALDAAPSSPGVPAVGGSSNVTVTGANPGTDVSPDQSTVDQVNV; this comes from the coding sequence ATGTCCCCGACCCAAACCGCGGACTCACCCGCGACCGCTGGGATCGACCTTACTGGCGGGCAGCTGGGATTGGTCGCCGGTGTGGCGTTCATCGCAGCGTTGGCCCTGCTCGTGGCCGCTTATCTGGTCCGCGAGGTACTCGCGGCCAGCCAGGGCGGACCCAAGATGATCGAGGTCGGCAAAGCGGTACAGGAAGGCGCCGCCGCCTATCTGCGCCGCCAGTTCAAGACTCTGGCCGGGTTCGTCGTCGTCATCCCGTTCGTCCTGCTGGCGCTGCCGGCGGACGACACCGGTGCCCGCGTCGGCCGCTCGGTGTTCTTCGTCATCGGCGCGATCTTCTCCGCGCTCGTCGGCTTCGTCGGCATGTCGCTGGCGACCAGGGCCAACACCAGGACAGCCGCGGCGGCCAACGAACGTGGCGAGAAGGCCGCGCTTCGGCTGGCGTTCCGCACCGGCGGCGTCGTCGGGATGTTCACCGTCGGGCTCGGCCTGCTCGGCGCCGCCGTCGTGGTGCTCGCCTTCCAGGACACGGCGCCGCAGGTACTGGAGGGCTTCGGGTTCGGCGCCGCGCTGCTCGCGATGTTCATGCGGGTCGGCGGCGGCATCTTCACCAAGGCCGCCGACGTCGGTGCCGACCTGGTCGGCAAGGTGGAGAAGGGCATCCCCGAGGACGACCCGCGCAACGCGGCGACCATCGCCGACAACGTCGGCGACAACGTCGGCGACTGCGCCGGCATGGCCGCCGACCTGTTCGAGTCGTACGCGGTCACCCTGGTGGCCGCGCTGATCCTCGGCGTCGGGGTGTTCGGCGCGCACGGGCTGGTGTTCCCACTGTTGATCCCGGCTGTCGGCGTCATCACCGCCGTCATCGGCATCTTCGCCGTCACGCCCCGCGCCAAGGACCGCAACGGGATGGCGGCGATCAACCGCGGGTTCTTCATCTCGGCGGTGATCTCCGCGATCGGCGTCGTCATCGTCGCGCTCCTCTACCTGCCGAGCAGCTTCGCCGACTTCCCCGGCATGGAAGGCAGCACCCAGGATGGCAACCCGCGGGTGATCGCCATCAGCGCGGTGCTGATCGGCATCGTGCTCGCCGCGGCGATCCAGCTGCTCACCGGCTACTTCACCGAGACGGCCCGCAAGCCGGTCCGGAGCGTCGTCGAAGCCTCCACCACCGGCCCGGCGACCAACATCCTCGCCGGCATCGGCGTGGGCCTCGAGTCCGCGGTCTACTCGGCGGTGCTGATCGGGGCGGCGGTGTTCGGCGCCTATCTGCTCGGCTCGGGCAGTGTCACCGTCGCGCTGTTCGCCGTCGCGCTGGCCGGTACCGGGCTGCTCACCACCGTCGGCGTGATCGTGTCGATGGACACCTTCGGGCCGGTGAGCGACAACGCCCAGGGCATCGCGGAGATGTCCGGCGAGGTGACCGAGGAGGGCGCTGCGATCCTGACCTCGCTCGACGCGATCGGCAACACCACCAAGGCCATCACCAAGGGCATCGCGATCGCGACGGCGGTGTTCGCCGCGACCGCGCTGTTCGGGTCGTTCACCGACACGGTCGTCGAGGCGCTCGGCAAGGCCGGGGTCAGCCCCGATCCAGGCCGCGGCGTCGTCGGTGGGCTCAACGTGGCCTATCCGGACGCCCTGGTCGGCCTGATCCTGGGGGCCGCGGTCGTGTTCCTGTTCTCCGGGCTCGCGATCAACGCGGTCGGCCGGGCCGCCGGGCGGGTCGTCTGGGAGGTGCGCGCCCAGTTCCGCGACCACCCGGGGATCATGGACGGCACGGAGAAGCCGAACTACGGCGCGGTGGTCGACATCTGCACCCGCGACTCGCTGCGCGAGCTCATCACGCCGGGAACCCTCGCCGTGATGGCTCCGATCGCGGTCGGATTCGGCCTTGGCTACCCGCCCTTGGGCTCGTTCCTGGCCGGTGCGATCGCCGGTGGCGTGCTGATGGCCGTCTTCCTCGCCAACTCGGGCGGTGCCTGGGACAACGCGAAGAAGCTGGTCGAGGACGGCGCGCACGGTGGGAAGGGCTCCGAGGTCCACGCGGCGACGGTCATCGGCGACACCGTCGGTGACCCGTTCAAGGACACCGCCGGCCCGGCGATCAACCCGCTGATCAAGGTGATGAACCTGGTCAGCCTGCTGATCGCGCCGACCGTGGTGAAGTTCTCGGTCGGCGAGGACAAGAACACGTGGCTGCGGATCCTCATCGCGATCGTGGCGGTGGCCGTGATCGCCGCGGTGATCGTGATCTCCAAGCGGTGGGGCTCGGCACTGGACGCGGCACCATCCTCCCCCGGCGTTCCGGCGGTGGGGGGCTCGTCCAACGTCACGGTCACGGGCGCGAACCCGGGCACGGACGTGTCACCGGACCAGTCCACCGTCGACCAGGTGAACGTCTGA
- a CDS encoding anti-sigma factor antagonist, with the protein MDLSLTTRQEGDHTVVVVGGEIDVYTAPKLREQLIDLVSAGSYHLVVDMEGVEFLDSTGLGVLVGGLKRVRAHDGSLRLVCTQERILKIFRITGLTKVFPIHASVEEALSASD; encoded by the coding sequence GTGGACCTGTCCCTCACGACCCGCCAGGAAGGCGACCACACGGTCGTCGTCGTGGGCGGCGAGATCGACGTCTACACCGCGCCGAAGCTGCGTGAGCAGCTCATCGACCTCGTTTCAGCCGGCTCTTACCACCTGGTCGTCGACATGGAGGGCGTCGAGTTCCTCGACTCCACCGGCCTCGGTGTCCTCGTCGGCGGCCTCAAGCGGGTTCGGGCGCACGACGGCTCGCTGCGCCTCGTCTGCACGCAGGAGCGCATCCTCAAGATCTTCCGGATCACGGGCCTGACCAAGGTCTTCCCGATCCATGCCTCCGTCGAGGAAGCGCTCTCCGCCAGCGACTGA